The Amycolatopsis jiangsuensis nucleotide sequence CCGGACCGATCGGGACGGCGTCGACGATCTGGTCCAGCGACGCGGTGAAGATCGTGTCGAACAGCTTTTCCTTGCTGCCGAAGTACCCGTAGAGCTGGGCCTTGTTGGTACTCGCCTCGGCCACGATCCGCTCCACCCTGGCGCCGGCGATGCCGTACTCGGCGAATTCCCGGGTCGCCACCTCGACGATGCGCTCGCGGGTCGCGGTCCCCCTCGCCGTACGGGGCTGTGCGGACATGCACCCAGATTAGCAACAGAACAGTTGGTTTGCCTTACACGGGAACGCCCGCTACGGTTAATAGACCGAACAGTCTGTTTGAAAGGCAGCACCATGCGCACCACGAGCGGATACCAGGCCGAGGGCACCCCGGCGGTGCTGGAACGGACCACCCTCGAGCGGCGGGACCTGCGTCCGGACGACATCGCCGTGCGAGTGGACCACTGCGGGGTCTGCCACACCGATCTGCACGCACTCGACGCACACTCCCCCGGCGGGCTCCCGCTCGTGCCCGGCCACGAGTTCACCGGCGTGGTGACCGAGGCCGGCGGCGAGGTCACCCGGTTCCGGCCCGGCGACCCGGTCGCGGTCGGCAACATCGTCGACTCGTGCGGCATCTGTCCGCCGTGCCGCGCCGGGCAGGAGAACTTCTGCCGGGAGTTCCCCACGCTGACCTACCAGGGCACCGACCGCCACGACGGCTCGACCACACTCGGCGGCTACTCCCGCGAGTACGTCGTCCGGGAGGCGTTCGCCTATCCGCTGCCGGACGGCCTCGACCCGGCGGCCACGGCACCGCTGCTCTGCGCGGGAATCACCGTCTGGGAGCCACTGCGGTCGCTGGGCGCGGGCCCGGACACGCGCGTCGCGGTGGCCGGGCTGGGCGGGCTGGGACACCTGGCGGTGAAGCTCGCCGTCGCGCTGGGCGCGGAGACCTCGGTGATCAGCCGATCTGCGGACAAGGCGGAGGACGCCCGCCGGCTCGGCGCGCGGGACCTCGTCGTGTCCACCGATCCCGCGCAGGTGGCCGCCGCACGCGATCGCTTCGACATCGTCATCGACACCATCGCCACCGAACACGACCTCAAGCCCTATCTCGGGATGGTGGCCATGGACGGCACGCTGAGC carries:
- a CDS encoding NAD(P)-dependent alcohol dehydrogenase, with product MRTTSGYQAEGTPAVLERTTLERRDLRPDDIAVRVDHCGVCHTDLHALDAHSPGGLPLVPGHEFTGVVTEAGGEVTRFRPGDPVAVGNIVDSCGICPPCRAGQENFCREFPTLTYQGTDRHDGSTTLGGYSREYVVREAFAYPLPDGLDPAATAPLLCAGITVWEPLRSLGAGPDTRVAVAGLGGLGHLAVKLAVALGAETSVISRSADKAEDARRLGARDLVVSTDPAQVAAARDRFDIVIDTIATEHDLKPYLGMVAMDGTLSQVGYLGSSTVEMMDLLAGRKKLSSAGSGGRPATAELLRFCAEHGVTADVEVLPSARVAEAVDRLRRGDVRYRFVLDLSDLD